A single window of Acetohalobium arabaticum DSM 5501 DNA harbors:
- a CDS encoding DUF2953 domain-containing protein translates to MNFILFFFLLVVILLAGYFLPINAIVKYKRNDGSDDLRMWVEVWPGIVIYRLQISYLELKGLFAESLLKFKAEIEAIGSPNIEFERNKSIKDLDWEEIIEQLKFIKGMTDQFEALERGLDTFKDELHRLNELTLRNPILLRIIGTLVLGIEGQCKRLKWRTEFGIENPAATGVATGLLWAVKNNLYSFLSFKAEKVVEPEFEVIPNFNQVNELEVEFESIFSLRLGNIISRGLKIIWTRYKRRFFEKWENIQLNQ, encoded by the coding sequence ATGAACTTTATTTTATTCTTTTTTTTATTGGTAGTTATTCTTTTAGCAGGTTACTTTCTACCAATCAATGCTATAGTAAAATATAAAAGAAATGATGGTAGCGATGATTTAAGAATGTGGGTAGAAGTCTGGCCGGGCATAGTAATTTATCGATTACAGATCTCTTATTTAGAATTGAAAGGATTATTTGCTGAGTCACTACTTAAATTCAAAGCTGAAATAGAGGCAATAGGATCGCCGAATATAGAATTTGAACGTAATAAATCCATAAAGGATTTGGACTGGGAAGAAATTATTGAACAATTAAAATTCATTAAAGGAATGACAGACCAGTTTGAAGCCTTAGAGAGGGGACTTGATACTTTCAAGGATGAGCTACATAGATTGAATGAATTAACTCTGCGAAATCCTATTTTATTGCGAATTATTGGTACCTTAGTATTGGGAATTGAGGGACAGTGTAAACGATTAAAGTGGAGAACAGAATTTGGAATTGAAAATCCAGCTGCTACAGGAGTAGCAACAGGATTATTATGGGCAGTTAAGAATAATCTTTATTCCTTTTTATCCTTTAAAGCTGAAAAAGTGGTGGAGCCTGAATTTGAAGTAATACCTAATTTTAATCAGGTTAATGAATTAGAAGTTGAATTTGAGAGTATATTTAGTCTCCGGTTAGGAAACATTATAAGTAGAGGATTGAAGATAATCTGGACTAGATATAAGAGGAGGTTTTTTGAAAAATGGGAGAACATCCAATTGAATCAGTAA